In Serratia sp. FDAARGOS_506, a genomic segment contains:
- a CDS encoding zinc ribbon-containing protein: MNKVAQYYRELVASLTERLKNGERDIDELVASAERQLNEAEDLTRDEVRQVTQAVRRDLEEFARSYQESRDEFSDSVFMRVIKESLWQELADITDKTQLEWREVFKDVSHHGVYHSGEVVGLGNLVCEQCHYHLAFYTPEVLPLCPKCGHDQFQRRPFEP, translated from the coding sequence ATGAACAAGGTTGCTCAGTATTACCGCGAATTGGTGGCATCGCTCACCGAACGTCTGAAAAACGGTGAACGCGATATCGACGAACTGGTGGCCAGCGCCGAGCGGCAGCTGAACGAGGCCGAAGATCTGACCCGCGATGAGGTTCGGCAGGTAACGCAGGCTGTGCGGCGCGATCTGGAAGAATTCGCTCGCAGCTACCAGGAGAGCCGTGACGAGTTTAGCGATAGCGTGTTTATGCGGGTGATCAAAGAGAGCCTATGGCAGGAGCTGGCGGATATCACCGACAAAACCCAGTTGGAGTGGCGTGAGGTGTTCAAGGATGTCAGCCACCACGGCGTTTACCACAGCGGTGAAGTGGTGGGGCTGGGCAATCTGGTGTGCGAGCAGTGTCACTATCATCTGGCGTTCTACACGCCGGAGGTGCTGCCGCTCTGCCCGAAATGCGGTCACGATCAGTTCCAGCGTCGGCCGTTTGAACCTTGA
- a CDS encoding FMN-dependent NADH-azoreductase, protein MSRVLVLKSSILGEYSQSGKLVDFFVEQWRETHPEDTFTVRDLANPTLPELDGEVMAGFTAGEKPLTPHQQSTLALSDELIAELKSHDTLIISAPMYNFNIPTQLKIYFDLIARAGQTFRYTSAGAEGLVTGKKAIVISSRGGIHADTPTDLITPYVKLFLGFIGITDVEFVLAEGFAYGPEAAEKAAQDSRIAVAKKIPAGVAVPASAPAQAEAAPAAISGGFLSNLLKKLFR, encoded by the coding sequence ATGAGCCGCGTACTGGTCCTGAAATCAAGCATTCTGGGTGAATATTCCCAGTCTGGAAAATTAGTCGATTTTTTTGTTGAACAATGGCGTGAAACTCACCCTGAAGACACGTTCACCGTGCGCGATTTGGCCAACCCGACCCTGCCGGAGCTGGATGGCGAAGTGATGGCCGGTTTTACCGCCGGCGAAAAACCGCTGACGCCGCACCAGCAAAGCACCTTGGCGCTGTCCGATGAGCTGATTGCCGAGCTGAAGTCGCACGATACGCTGATCATCAGCGCCCCGATGTACAACTTCAACATCCCGACGCAGCTAAAGATCTATTTCGATCTGATCGCCCGCGCCGGCCAGACGTTCCGCTATACCTCCGCCGGCGCCGAAGGGCTGGTGACGGGCAAGAAAGCGATCGTCATCTCCAGCCGCGGCGGCATCCACGCCGACACGCCGACGGATCTGATCACGCCGTACGTGAAGCTGTTCCTGGGCTTTATCGGCATCACCGACGTTGAGTTCGTGCTGGCGGAAGGCTTCGCCTACGGCCCGGAAGCGGCGGAGAAAGCCGCTCAGGACAGCCGTATCGCGGTCGCGAAGAAAATCCCGGCCGGCGTCGCCGTACCGGCCAGCGCGCCGGCGCAGGCGGAAGCCGCCCCGGCAGCCATCAGCGGCGGTTTCCTGAGCAACCTGCTGAAGAAACTGTTCCGTTAA
- the gltK gene encoding glutamate/aspartate ABC transporter permease GltK, with product MYEFDWASIVPSFPFLLQGMAITLKITVTAIVVGILWGTVLAVMRLSPFKPISWFATLYVNLFRSVPLVMVLLWFYLVVPSLLQQVLGLSPKTDIRLISAMVAFSLFEAAYYSEIIRAGIISISRGQSSAALALGMTHWQSMRLVILPQAFRAMVPLLLTQGIVLFQDTSLVYVLSLADFFRTASTIGERDGTQVEMILFAGFVYFVISLAASALVSYLKKRTV from the coding sequence ATGTACGAATTTGACTGGGCGTCGATCGTCCCAAGCTTCCCGTTTCTGCTGCAGGGCATGGCGATCACGCTGAAGATCACCGTGACCGCCATCGTGGTCGGCATTCTGTGGGGTACCGTGCTGGCGGTGATGCGTCTGTCGCCGTTCAAGCCGATCAGCTGGTTCGCCACCCTGTACGTCAACCTGTTCCGCTCGGTGCCGCTGGTGATGGTGCTGCTGTGGTTCTATCTGGTGGTTCCAAGCTTATTACAACAGGTTCTAGGGTTATCGCCGAAAACCGATATTCGCCTGATCTCGGCTATGGTAGCCTTTTCCCTGTTTGAAGCGGCCTATTACTCGGAAATCATCCGTGCCGGCATTATCAGCATCTCACGCGGCCAATCCTCCGCCGCGCTGGCGCTGGGCATGACCCATTGGCAATCCATGCGGCTGGTGATCCTGCCGCAGGCATTCCGCGCCATGGTGCCGCTGCTGCTGACCCAGGGCATCGTACTGTTCCAGGATACCTCGCTGGTGTACGTACTGAGCCTGGCCGACTTCTTCCGCACCGCGTCGACCATCGGCGAACGCGACGGTACCCAGGTTGAAATGATCCTGTTCGCCGGCTTTGTCTATTTTGTTATCAGCCTCGCCGCCTCGGCGCTGGTAAGCTATTTGAAGAAAAGGACTGTTTGA
- the rihA gene encoding pyrimidine-specific ribonucleoside hydrolase RihA — protein sequence MPRPIIIDCDPGLDDAIALAMALRSPELDVKAITTSAGNQTPEKTLHNALGLLTLMQREDIPVAAGAGGPLMRELVIADYVHGKTGMGNTHLPTPTIKPDPRGAVELIADLLRASPLPMTLVVTGPMTNIALLLAQHAELKSRIERIVFMGGGMNAGNTTPVAEFNIFVDPEAAEMVLKSGVPLTMAGLNVTHQALVLPQDIERIRQIDNPVAQAVAEMLDFYLPLYLSHPRGLPGAAMHDPCTIAWLLAPQLFTGIERWVGVETKGEYTVGMTVVDYFQQTGNAANVEVLTGINREGFIDLLVERVARY from the coding sequence ATGCCCCGCCCTATTATCATCGATTGCGATCCCGGCCTCGACGACGCCATCGCGCTGGCCATGGCGCTGCGTTCGCCGGAGCTGGACGTCAAAGCCATCACCACCTCCGCCGGCAACCAGACGCCGGAGAAAACCCTGCATAACGCGCTGGGCCTGTTGACCCTGATGCAGCGCGAGGACATTCCGGTCGCCGCCGGCGCCGGCGGCCCGCTGATGCGCGAACTGGTGATCGCCGACTATGTCCACGGCAAAACCGGCATGGGCAACACCCACCTGCCGACGCCGACCATCAAACCCGATCCCCGCGGCGCCGTCGAGCTTATCGCCGACCTGCTGCGCGCCAGCCCGCTGCCGATGACCCTGGTTGTCACCGGCCCGATGACTAACATCGCCCTGCTGCTGGCCCAGCATGCCGAGCTGAAAAGCCGCATCGAGCGCATCGTATTTATGGGCGGCGGCATGAACGCCGGCAATACCACGCCGGTCGCAGAGTTCAACATCTTCGTCGATCCCGAAGCCGCCGAAATGGTGCTGAAATCCGGCGTGCCGCTGACCATGGCCGGGCTGAACGTCACCCATCAGGCGCTGGTGTTGCCGCAGGATATCGAGCGCATTCGTCAGATAGACAATCCGGTCGCGCAGGCGGTCGCGGAGATGCTCGATTTTTACCTGCCGCTGTACCTCAGCCATCCACGCGGCCTGCCCGGCGCGGCGATGCACGATCCCTGCACCATCGCCTGGCTGCTGGCGCCGCAGTTGTTTACCGGCATAGAGCGCTGGGTGGGGGTGGAAACCAAAGGGGAATACACCGTCGGCATGACGGTGGTGGACTATTTCCAGCAAACCGGCAACGCGGCCAACGTGGAAGTGCTGACCGGCATCAATCGCGAAGGCTTTATCGATCTGCTGGTCGAGCGCGTAGCGCGTTATTGA
- the leuS gene encoding leucine--tRNA ligase: protein MQEQYRPEDIESNVQLHWQEKQTFKVTEDDSKEKYYCLSMLPYPSGRLHMGHVRNYTIGDVISRYQRMLGKNVLQPIGWDAFGLPAEGAAVKNNTAPAPWTYDNIEYMKNQLKLLGFGYDWDREIATCQPEYYRWEQWFFTKLYEKGLVYKKTSAVNWCPHDLTVLANEQVIDGCCWRCDTKVERKEIPQWFIKITAYADQLLNDLDTLESWPEQVKTMQRNWIGRSEGVEITFDVAGSEEKLTVYTTRPDTFMGATYVAVAAGHPLAQQGARNNPALTDFIDECRNTKVAEAEMATMEKKGMPTGLFVVHPLSGEKLPVWVANFVLMEYGTGAVMAVPAHDQRDWEFATKYDLPIKPVILNLDGSRPDVSAEAMTDKGALFNSGEFDGLDNEAGFNAIADKLVAKGVGQRKVNYRLRDWGVSRQRYWGAPIPMVTLEDGTVMPTPEDQLPVILPEDVVMDGITSPIKADPEWAKTTVNGQPALRETDTFDTFMESSWYYARYTCPQYDQGMLDPAAANYWLPVDQYIGGIEHAIMHLMYFRFFHKLMRDAGLVDSDEPAKRLLCQGMVLADAFYYTGNSGERVWVSPVDATVERDDKGRIIKATDPQGRELVYAGMSKMSKSKNNGIDPQEMVEKYGADTVRLFMMFASPAEMTLEWQESGVEGANRFLKRVWKLAYDHVEKGAVQPLDVAALNEDQKALRRDLHKTIAKVTDDIGRRQTFNTAIAAVMELMNKLARAPQESEQDRALLQEALLAVVRMLYPFTPHVCFTLWQALGGEGDVDTAPWPVADEQAMVEDSKLVVVQVNGKVRAKITVSADATEEQVRARAAEEHLVAKYLDGVTIRKVIYVPGKLLNLVVG from the coding sequence ATGCAAGAGCAATACCGTCCAGAAGACATAGAATCGAACGTACAGCTTCACTGGCAAGAGAAGCAGACTTTCAAAGTTACCGAAGACGACAGCAAGGAAAAGTACTACTGCCTATCCATGCTGCCTTACCCGTCCGGCCGACTGCACATGGGCCACGTTCGTAACTACACTATCGGCGACGTGATCTCTCGCTATCAGCGCATGCTGGGCAAAAACGTATTGCAGCCGATCGGCTGGGATGCGTTCGGCCTGCCGGCGGAAGGCGCGGCGGTGAAAAACAACACTGCACCGGCCCCGTGGACCTACGACAACATCGAATACATGAAGAACCAGCTGAAACTGCTGGGCTTCGGCTACGACTGGGATCGCGAAATCGCCACCTGCCAGCCGGAATACTACCGCTGGGAACAGTGGTTCTTCACCAAGCTGTATGAAAAAGGCCTGGTCTACAAAAAGACCTCGGCGGTGAACTGGTGCCCGCACGATCTGACCGTGCTGGCCAACGAACAGGTTATCGACGGCTGCTGCTGGCGCTGCGACACCAAGGTCGAGCGTAAAGAGATCCCGCAGTGGTTCATCAAAATCACTGCCTACGCCGATCAGCTGCTGAACGATCTGGACACGCTGGAAAGCTGGCCGGAGCAGGTGAAAACCATGCAGCGCAACTGGATTGGCCGCTCCGAAGGCGTGGAAATCACCTTCGACGTGGCTGGCAGCGAAGAGAAGCTGACGGTTTACACCACCCGTCCCGACACCTTCATGGGCGCCACCTACGTGGCGGTCGCCGCGGGCCACCCGCTGGCGCAACAGGGCGCGCGCAACAACCCGGCGCTGACCGACTTCATCGACGAATGCCGCAACACCAAAGTGGCCGAAGCCGAAATGGCGACGATGGAGAAGAAAGGCATGCCGACCGGCCTGTTCGTTGTCCATCCGCTGAGCGGCGAAAAGCTGCCGGTGTGGGTCGCCAACTTCGTACTGATGGAATACGGCACCGGCGCCGTGATGGCGGTACCGGCGCACGACCAGCGCGACTGGGAATTCGCCACCAAATACGATTTGCCGATCAAACCGGTGATCCTGAACCTCGACGGCAGCCGGCCTGACGTGAGCGCCGAAGCGATGACCGACAAAGGCGCGCTGTTCAACTCCGGCGAATTCGACGGGTTGGATAATGAGGCGGGCTTCAACGCCATCGCCGACAAACTGGTCGCCAAGGGCGTGGGCCAGCGCAAGGTCAACTACCGTCTGCGTGACTGGGGCGTCTCCCGTCAGCGTTACTGGGGCGCGCCAATCCCGATGGTGACGCTGGAAGACGGCACCGTAATGCCGACGCCGGAAGACCAACTGCCGGTGATCCTGCCGGAAGACGTGGTCATGGACGGCATCACCAGCCCGATCAAGGCCGATCCTGAGTGGGCGAAGACCACCGTCAACGGCCAGCCGGCGCTGCGTGAAACCGACACCTTCGACACCTTCATGGAGTCTTCCTGGTACTACGCGCGCTACACCTGCCCGCAGTATGACCAAGGCATGCTGGATCCGGCCGCCGCCAACTACTGGCTGCCGGTCGATCAATATATCGGCGGCATCGAGCACGCCATCATGCACCTGATGTATTTCCGCTTCTTCCACAAGCTGATGCGCGATGCCGGCCTGGTGGATTCCGACGAGCCGGCCAAGCGCCTGCTGTGTCAGGGTATGGTGCTGGCCGACGCCTTCTACTACACCGGCAACAGCGGCGAGCGCGTCTGGGTATCTCCGGTTGATGCCACCGTCGAGCGCGACGACAAGGGCCGCATCATCAAGGCCACCGATCCGCAAGGCCGTGAACTGGTCTATGCTGGCATGAGCAAAATGTCGAAGTCGAAAAATAACGGCATTGACCCGCAGGAGATGGTGGAAAAATACGGCGCGGACACCGTGCGTCTGTTCATGATGTTCGCTTCGCCGGCAGAAATGACGCTGGAGTGGCAGGAATCCGGCGTGGAAGGGGCTAACCGCTTCCTGAAACGCGTGTGGAAACTGGCCTACGATCACGTGGAAAAAGGCGCGGTGCAACCGCTGGACGTGGCGGCGCTGAACGAAGATCAGAAAGCGCTGCGCCGCGATCTGCACAAAACCATCGCCAAGGTAACCGACGATATCGGCCGCCGCCAGACCTTCAACACCGCGATCGCCGCCGTGATGGAGCTGATGAACAAGCTGGCCCGCGCGCCGCAAGAGAGCGAGCAGGATCGCGCGCTGCTGCAAGAAGCGCTGCTGGCCGTGGTTCGCATGCTGTATCCGTTCACCCCGCACGTGTGCTTCACCCTGTGGCAGGCACTGGGCGGCGAAGGCGACGTGGACACCGCGCCATGGCCGGTTGCCGACGAGCAGGCGATGGTCGAAGACTCCAAGCTGGTGGTGGTGCAGGTAAACGGCAAGGTTCGCGCTAAAATCACCGTATCTGCCGATGCGACCGAAGAGCAAGTGCGCGCGCGCGCTGCCGAAGAGCATCTGGTGGCTAAATATCTGGACGGCGTCACGATTCGCAAAGTGATCTACGTTCCGGGCAAACTGCTTAACCTGGTTGTGGGTTAA
- a CDS encoding amino acid ABC transporter ATP-binding protein, with product MISLKNVSKWYGHFQVLTDCTTEVKKGEVVVVCGPSGSGKSTLIKTVNGLEPIQQGDILVNGTPVNDKKTNLAQLRAKVGMVFQHFELFPHLSIIDNLTLAQVKVLKRDKSASREKGLKLLERVGLSAHANKFPGQLSGGQQQRVAIARALCMDPIAMLFDEPTSALDPEMINEVLDVMVELANEGMTMMVVTHEMGFARKVANRVIFMDEGKIVEDRNKDDFFNNPESERAKDFLAKILH from the coding sequence ATGATATCCCTGAAAAATGTTTCTAAGTGGTACGGTCACTTTCAGGTGTTGACCGATTGCACCACCGAAGTGAAAAAAGGCGAAGTGGTCGTCGTCTGCGGTCCTTCAGGTTCCGGCAAGTCCACCCTGATCAAAACCGTCAACGGCCTCGAGCCAATCCAGCAGGGCGACATCCTGGTGAACGGCACGCCGGTCAACGACAAGAAAACCAACCTGGCGCAGCTGCGTGCCAAGGTCGGCATGGTGTTCCAACACTTCGAGCTGTTCCCGCACCTGTCTATCATCGACAACCTGACGCTGGCGCAGGTGAAAGTGCTCAAGCGCGACAAGAGCGCCTCGCGCGAGAAGGGCCTGAAGCTGCTGGAACGCGTCGGCCTCTCCGCCCATGCCAACAAGTTCCCCGGTCAGCTGTCCGGCGGCCAGCAGCAGCGCGTCGCCATCGCCCGCGCGCTGTGCATGGATCCTATCGCCATGCTGTTCGATGAACCAACTTCGGCGCTCGATCCTGAAATGATCAACGAAGTGCTGGACGTGATGGTCGAGTTGGCGAACGAAGGCATGACCATGATGGTGGTGACCCACGAAATGGGCTTCGCCCGCAAGGTGGCGAATCGGGTGATCTTTATGGACGAAGGCAAAATCGTCGAAGACCGCAACAAAGACGATTTCTTCAACAACCCCGAGTCCGAGCGCGCCAAGGACTTCCTGGCCAAGATCCTGCACTAA